Part of the Kitasatospora sp. NBC_01266 genome, GGTCGCTCGACGCCTGCGCGAGCGGCGGCCGGGTACCGGCCACCCCGAGCGCGTGCAGCGCGGCCCGCTGGGTTGTCCACAGGCTGTGGACACCCGGCACGGCCACCGAGTCCAGCGCCACATGGGCCGTCAGGTCGCAGCTGCCGTCCGGCACCGGCGGCACCTCGCGCCCGTCCCGGAACCCGGTCAGGGTCCCGAAGACCGGCCGGTCCGACCTCCGGTGCGCGTAGTCCACCGCCACCGCGAGCCCCCGCTCCAGCGCACCGACCGCCGCCGCCCACGCCTCGTCCCGCGGCCCGCCCAGCTCGACCCGCTCCCCCGCGCCGCTGTCGCCCTGCGGCCACCAGCGCCGGCACCAGGCCGCGTCCGCCGCCGTCAACGGCGCCCCGAGCCGCTCCTCCCCCGTCCCGGTGACCTCGACGTAGCGCAGCACCCCCGACTCGTCCCACTCGGCGATCTCCAGCGGCACGTTGTCCAGCCACTCGTTGGCGAAGAGCAGCCCCACCGCCCCCTCGGGCACCCGCTCGGTCCACCGCACCTCGGCGGGCAGGCCCTCGGGGCGCGCGGCCAGCTCCACCCCGTAGGCCCGCAGCCGACCCGGCAGCAGGTCGCAGAGCGCGCCGACCAGCTCGCCGCGCCCGGCCCCGACGTCGATCAGGGCGATCTCGGGCGGGTGGCCGAGCGCCTCGTCCACCTCCAGCAGCAGCCGGCCCACCGCCGACGCGTACTGGGGCGAGGCGTGCACCGAGGTCCGGAAGTGCCCCGCCGGACCCTCCGGCCTGCGGAAGAAGCCGCCGTCCGCCCCGTACAGGGCCCGTTCCATGGCGGGGCGCCAGCGCATCCAGGTCATGCCCGCGACCGTACCGGGCTCCGACCTGCGGACGATGCGGGGATCGCTCTTGTGGCGGACGGGAGCGGCCCCCGCACCTGCCTAGGCTTGTCACGTGCATCGTCTCTACGCCTGGCTTCGCGGACACCCCATGGTGGTCGATGGCGCCTGGGCGTCCATCGTGCTCCTCCTCGCGCTGCTGTCGGACATGCCCGACCAGGGCTGGCACCGCACTGCCCGCATCGTCATCGCGGTGCTGATCTTCGCCCTGATGCTGGTGCGCCGCCGCTGGCCGAACGTGGCGGTGACCGCCGGACTGCTGCTGGGTCTGGTCCAGGCGCTCGCCCAGATCGAGCCGGACGCCTCCTCGATCGGCTACCTGGTCTTCGTCTACACCGGCGCCGCCTTCGGCGTCCCGTGGATCTCCCGCTTCGCGCTGACCGGCGCCCTGCTCGCCGGGCCGCTGGCGGTCGGCATGCTGCACAAGACCGCGGACGACGGCCCGCCCGGTCACGGCTTCCTGCAGCAGGCCTTCATCGCCGCGCTGCTCTCCACCCCGTTCATCCTCTGCTGGGCCTGGGGCCGGCTGACCCGGGTCCGCGGCGCCTACCTGACCGAGCTGGAGGACCGCGCGAACCGGCTGGAGCGCGAGCGGGACGCCCAGGCCAAGGTGGCGGTGGCCGCCGAGCGGGCCCGGATCGCCCGCGAGCTGCACGACGTGGTCGCGCACAACGTCTCGGTGATGATCGTGCAGGCCGACGGCGCGGCCTACGTGATGGACAACTCGCCGCAGCAGGCCAAGGAGGCGCTGGCCACCATCGCCTCCACCGGGCGCCAGGCACTGGTCGAGATGCGCCGCCTGCTGGGCGTGCTGCGCACCGCCGACGCCGCCGAGGAGTACGTGCCGCAGCCCAGCGTCGAGGAGCTGCCCGAACTGCTCGACCAGGTGCGCACCGCCGGACTGCCGGTCGAGTTCTCCACCTCCGGCGAGGTCCGCGAGCTGCCCCGCGGGGTCGAGCTGACGGTCTACCGGATCGTCCAGGAGGCACTGACCAACGTGCGCAAGCACGGCGGCCCCAACGTCAGCGCCCGGGTCGCGGTGGACTTCGGCGACCGCGACCTGAACGTGCTGATCGAGGACGACGGACGCGGCAGCACCGACGAGCAGCTCGCCCGGGGCGGCCTGGACGGGCAGGGCCACGGCCTGATCGGCATGCGTGAGCGGATCGGCATGGTCAGCGGCAGCCTGGACGCCGGTCCGCGGCCGGGCGGCGGGTTCCGGATCCGCGCCGTCCTCCCCCTCAAGACCGCCCGCTAGCCGGCCTCCGCCGGCCGTCCCGACAGAAGGAGAGCCCCCCAGGTGACCATCCGCGTGATGCTCGTCGACGACCAGGAACTGCTGCGCACCGGCTTTCGGATGGTCCTCCAGTCCCAGCCCGACATCGAGATCGTCGCCGAGGCCGGTGACGGCGCCCGGGCCCTGGAGGTGCTGGCCGGCACCTCGGTGGACGTGATCCTGATGGACGTCCGGATGCCCCGGCTGGACGGCGTCCAGGCCACCCGGCGGATCTGCCTGGACGCCGAGGGCGTGCCGCTCCCGCAGGCGCCCCGGGTGCTCATCCTGACCACCTTCGACCTGGACGAGTACGCCTTCGCCGCGCTCAAGGCCGGGGCCAGCGGCTTCCTGCTCAAGGACGTGCCGCCCACCGAGCTGGTCTCCGCGATCCGCGCGGTGCACGCGGGCGACGCGGTGGTCGCCCCGACCACCACCCGCCGGATGATCGACCAGTTCGCCGAGGTGCTCCCGGTCCCCCAAGCGCAGCACGGCCCGCCCGCCCTGAAGGCGCTGACCGACCGCGAGCGGGAGGTCTTCCTGCTGGTCGCCCAGGGTCTGTCGAACGGCGAGATCGCCGCCGAGCTGACCCTCTCGGAGGCCACCGTGAAGACCCATGTCGGGCGGATCCTGGCCAAGCTCAGCCTGCGCGACCGGGTCCAGGCCGTGGTGCTCGCCTACGAGGCCGGGCTGGTCCGGGCGGGCGGCCAGGGCTAGGGGCCGGCGGCGGATACGGACAGCCGCACACAGCGCCGGGTACCGGGCCTGAGCCGGGCCGGGCGGGCCGTAGGATGGGACGGACCGTCTGGTACCCGTAGAGGACTGGAACGCAGAACGTGAGTACCTCCGACCTGTTCGACCTCCCCGACCCGGACGACCCGGCGGGCCGTCCGGCGCGCCTGGCCGTGGGCGTCGTCGGCACCGGACGGGTCGGCACCGCGCTCGGCGCCGCCCTGCAGCTGGCCGGCCACCAGGTGGTGGCCGCCTCCGGCGTCTCCACCGCCTCCCGCCGCCGCGCCGAGGCGCTGCTGCCCGGGGTGCGCCTGGTGGCGCCGCCCCAGGTGCTGGCCGCCGCCGACCTGGTGCTGCTGACCGTCCCCGACGACGCGCTGGCCGACCTGGTCGCGGGCCTGGCCGCCACCGGCGCGATCCGCCC contains:
- a CDS encoding SAM-dependent methyltransferase yields the protein MTWMRWRPAMERALYGADGGFFRRPEGPAGHFRTSVHASPQYASAVGRLLLEVDEALGHPPEIALIDVGAGRGELVGALCDLLPGRLRAYGVELAARPEGLPAEVRWTERVPEGAVGLLFANEWLDNVPLEIAEWDESGVLRYVEVTGTGEERLGAPLTAADAAWCRRWWPQGDSGAGERVELGGPRDEAWAAAVGALERGLAVAVDYAHRRSDRPVFGTLTGFRDGREVPPVPDGSCDLTAHVALDSVAVPGVHSLWTTQRAALHALGVAGTRPPLAQASSDPAGYLRALAAAGEAAELTASAGLGGFGWLLQAVRMPVPPSFAGLPGWHTLEA
- a CDS encoding sensor histidine kinase gives rise to the protein MHRLYAWLRGHPMVVDGAWASIVLLLALLSDMPDQGWHRTARIVIAVLIFALMLVRRRWPNVAVTAGLLLGLVQALAQIEPDASSIGYLVFVYTGAAFGVPWISRFALTGALLAGPLAVGMLHKTADDGPPGHGFLQQAFIAALLSTPFILCWAWGRLTRVRGAYLTELEDRANRLERERDAQAKVAVAAERARIARELHDVVAHNVSVMIVQADGAAYVMDNSPQQAKEALATIASTGRQALVEMRRLLGVLRTADAAEEYVPQPSVEELPELLDQVRTAGLPVEFSTSGEVRELPRGVELTVYRIVQEALTNVRKHGGPNVSARVAVDFGDRDLNVLIEDDGRGSTDEQLARGGLDGQGHGLIGMRERIGMVSGSLDAGPRPGGGFRIRAVLPLKTAR
- a CDS encoding response regulator transcription factor, with the translated sequence MTIRVMLVDDQELLRTGFRMVLQSQPDIEIVAEAGDGARALEVLAGTSVDVILMDVRMPRLDGVQATRRICLDAEGVPLPQAPRVLILTTFDLDEYAFAALKAGASGFLLKDVPPTELVSAIRAVHAGDAVVAPTTTRRMIDQFAEVLPVPQAQHGPPALKALTDREREVFLLVAQGLSNGEIAAELTLSEATVKTHVGRILAKLSLRDRVQAVVLAYEAGLVRAGGQG